The following coding sequences are from one Pocillopora verrucosa isolate sample1 chromosome 5, ASM3666991v2, whole genome shotgun sequence window:
- the LOC131769217 gene encoding uromodulin-like isoform X1: MEFVSFFMFIAWNALLNNFTFGKERDRAMLFPDYFFFAKRRLMNHEIETKYVKDLDHCEIFCYTNDNCVSANFKKDPENGGIDYICELNNATHLEYDTDLITDADFYYRGSKNACGKNPPCRNNATCQSGFTIKGYRCLCPPGFEGEHCEKDIDECHKNTHNCHLNANCQNTNGSFVCTCLFGFNGDGRNCTDIDECSKVNICDEHASCSNTQGSYSCVCNPEYIGDGLTCKADPCYNYKNLSDADRKSTHNTPEDEEKCDDESSSIIFGEWYRFVGEAGTKMPIQCVPVWRCGAVFSGWLKGGHPTLADGEVSSDVCFNRQGDCCKESKKIKVKDCGSYYIYQLQKPPRCASRYCSTD; the protein is encoded by the exons AtggaatttgtttcatttttcatgttcatagCCTGGAATGCATTATTGAATAACTTCacttttggaaaag AGCGAGACCGCGCAATGTTGTTTCCAGATTACTTCTTCTTTGCTAAAAGACGTTTGATGAACCATGAAATCGAAACCAAATACGTCAAAGACTTGGATCACTGTGAGATTTTCTGCTACACGAACGACAACTGCGTCAGTGCTAACTTCAAAAAAGATCCCGAGAATGGAGGAATCGATTATATCTGTGAACTGAATAACGCCACTCATCTTGAATATGATACTGACCTGATAACTGATGCCGATTTTTATTATCGTGGCTCAAAG aacgCCTGCGGTAAAAACCCACCGTGTCGAAATAATGCAACTTGTCAGTCTGGTTTCACAATCAAGGGATATCGATGCTTATGCCCTCCTGGTTTCGAAGGAGAACATTGCGAAAAAG atattgatgaatgccacAAAAATACCCACAATTGTCACCTGAACGCTAATTGTCAAAACACAAATGGATCCTTTGTGTGCACCTGTTTATTTGGATTTAACGGAGATGGACGGAACTGCACAG atatcgacgagtgtTCGAAAGTGAACATCTGTGATGAGCACGCTTCCTGCAGTAATACCCAGGGCTCCTACAGTTGTGTCTGTAATCCTGAATACATTGGGGATGGTTTGACTTGTAAAG CCGATCCGTGCTATAATTACAAAAACCTGAGTGATGCTGACAGAAAGAGCACTCACAACACACccgaagatgaagaaaaatgtgACGACGAATCCTCATCCATAATATTTGGGGAATGGTATCGTTTCGTGGGAGaagcaggaacaaaaatgccaatcCAGTGCGTACCGGTGTGGAGATGTGGTGCGGTCTTTTCAGGCTGGCTAAAAGGTGGTCACCCCACATTGGCAGATGGCGAGGTTTCCTCTGACGTCTGTTTTAACAGACAAGGAGATTGTTGCAAGGAATCAAAAAAGATTAAAGTGAAAGACTGCGGATCCTACTATATATATCAACTACAAAAGCCACCTAGATGTGCCTCGCGCTACTGCAGCACAGACTGA
- the LOC131769217 gene encoding uromodulin-like isoform X2, whose protein sequence is MFITWTALFTNLTFGKERDRAMLFPDYFFFAKRRLMNHEIETKYVKDLDHCEIFCYTNDNCVSANFKKDPENGGIDYICELNNATHLEYDTDLITDADFYYRGSKNACGKNPPCRNNATCQSGFTIKGYRCLCPPGFEGEHCEKDIDECHKNTHNCHLNANCQNTNGSFVCTCLFGFNGDGRNCTDIDECSKVNICDEHASCSNTQGSYSCVCNPEYIGDGLTCKADPCYNYKNLSDADRKSTHNTPEDEEKCDDESSSIIFGEWYRFVGEAGTKMPIQCVPVWRCGAVFSGWLKGGHPTLADGEVSSDVCFNRQGDCCKESKKIKVKDCGSYYIYQLQKPPRCASRYCSTD, encoded by the exons AGCGAGACCGCGCAATGTTGTTTCCAGATTACTTCTTCTTTGCTAAAAGACGTTTGATGAACCATGAAATCGAAACCAAATACGTCAAAGACTTGGATCACTGTGAGATTTTCTGCTACACGAACGACAACTGCGTCAGTGCTAACTTCAAAAAAGATCCCGAGAATGGAGGAATCGATTATATCTGTGAACTGAATAACGCCACTCATCTTGAATATGATACTGACCTGATAACTGATGCCGATTTTTATTATCGTGGCTCAAAG aacgCCTGCGGTAAAAACCCACCGTGTCGAAATAATGCAACTTGTCAGTCTGGTTTCACAATCAAGGGATATCGATGCTTATGCCCTCCTGGTTTCGAAGGAGAACATTGCGAAAAAG atattgatgaatgccacAAAAATACCCACAATTGTCACCTGAACGCTAATTGTCAAAACACAAATGGATCCTTTGTGTGCACCTGTTTATTTGGATTTAACGGAGATGGACGGAACTGCACAG atatcgacgagtgtTCGAAAGTGAACATCTGTGATGAGCACGCTTCCTGCAGTAATACCCAGGGCTCCTACAGTTGTGTCTGTAATCCTGAATACATTGGGGATGGTTTGACTTGTAAAG CCGATCCGTGCTATAATTACAAAAACCTGAGTGATGCTGACAGAAAGAGCACTCACAACACACccgaagatgaagaaaaatgtgACGACGAATCCTCATCCATAATATTTGGGGAATGGTATCGTTTCGTGGGAGaagcaggaacaaaaatgccaatcCAGTGCGTACCGGTGTGGAGATGTGGTGCGGTCTTTTCAGGCTGGCTAAAAGGTGGTCACCCCACATTGGCAGATGGCGAGGTTTCCTCTGACGTCTGTTTTAACAGACAAGGAGATTGTTGCAAGGAATCAAAAAAGATTAAAGTGAAAGACTGCGGATCCTACTATATATATCAACTACAAAAGCCACCTAGATGTGCCTCGCGCTACTGCAGCACAGACTGA